From the Yoonia rosea genome, the window CTGGACGCCGCAGTGCAGCCCGCCTAATTATGACGTAACCCCAACGGTGGGGCGTCATTGGGTGGGAGGCCGGCATGGTTCAAGATACAGCGCAACATCCGGAAACAGGTCAAACCCCCGTTGCGCAGCTCACCACAGCCCAGGCGCGCGCCGAATTGGCGTGGTTGGCCGAACAGATTGCGGCGGCAAATACGGCCTATCACCGCGATGACGCACCCGAGATCAGTGACGCAGATTATGATGCGTTAAAACGACGAAACGCCGCGATTGAAGCGTATTTTCCGTCGCTCAAGCGCACCGACAGTCCCAGCGATGTTGTTGGTGCCGAAGTCGCCGAAGGATTCGGGAAAGTCCGCCATGCGGTACGGATGTTGTCCTTGGGCAATGCTTTTGCGGATGAAGATGTGAGCGAATTCGATGCGCGCATTCGCAAATACCTCGGTCTGGATGCGGACACCGCATTGCGCTACACCGCCGAGCCAAAGATCGACGGGCTGTCGCTTTCGCTGCGCTATGAAAGCGGCGTGTTGATGCAGGCCGCAACACGTGGCGATGGCGAAACGGGTGAAAACGTGACCGCCAACGCCCGCACAATTGCCGATATCCCGCGCAAGATCACCGACGGGCCCGCCGTGCTCGAGGTGCGCGGTGAAGTCTACATGAGCCACGATGACTTTGCCGCACTCAACGCACGTCAGGCAGAGAGCGGTGGCAAGAAATTCGCAAATCCGCGCAACGCCGCCGCCGGATCATTGCGGCAACTTGACGCTGAGATCACAAAATCACGGCCGTTGCGTTTCTTTGCCTACGCATGGGGTGAACTCTCGGCGCCTTTGGCCGACACGCAATCAGATGCAATCGCAAAACTGGCGTCTTTCGGTTTCGTCACAAACCCGTTGACGCGTCGCTGCGACAGCCCCGACACCCTTTTGCAGCACTACAAAACGATCGAGGCGCAGCGCGCGACGCTTGGCTACGACATCGATGGTGTGGTCTACAAAGTTGATGACCTTGCGCTGCAAAAACGCCTCGGTTTCCGTTCAACGACCCCCCGTTGGGCGATTGCGCATAAGTTTCCCGCCGAACTGGCGTGGACAAGACTGGAAGCCATCGACATCCAGGTCGGGCGCACCGGCGCGTTGTCACCCGTCGCGCGATTGCAACCCGTCACCGTTGGTGGCGTGGTGGTGTCGAACGCGACGCTGCACAATGAAGACTACATTGCAGGGCGCGACGGAAACGGCGCACCGATCCGCGAAGGTCGTGACATCCGCGTGGGTGACTGGGTTCAGGTCTACCGCGCCGGTGACGTGATCCCGAAAATCAGTGACGTCGATCTGGCCCGCCGCCCTGAAGATGCGGTACCCTATGTGATGCCGAAAACCTGTCCCGAATGTGGGTCGGATGCGATCCGCGAAGAGGGTGATGCGGTACGCCGTTGCACCGGCGGCATCATCTGCCCTGCGCAAGCCGTGGAAAAGCTCAAGCATTTCGTCTCGCGCGCGGCCTTTGACATCGAGGGGCTTGGCGCCAAGCAGGTCGAGCAGTTCTACGCGGACGGCTGGATCACCACACCTGCCGATATTTTCACCCTGCGTGCGCGCTATGGCACAGGCGTGCAGCAACTCAAAAACCGCGAGGGCTGGGGTGAGAAAAGCGCCAGCAATCTCTTTGATGCCATTGACGAGAAACGCAAAATTTCGCTCGCGCGCGTGATTTTCTCGCTCGGGATCCGGCATGTGGGCGAAAACAGCGCGGCCCTTTTGGCCAACCACTACACGTCTTGGGACGCGTTCGAGCAGGCCATGACCACCGCAGAAATCGGCGCGGGCGCTGCCTGGGAAGACCTGATCGGGATCGACGGTGTGGGCGCTGTGATGGCCACGTCGCTGGTGACGACGATGCAACAAGAGGCCGAGCGCGCGTCGATTGACCGCCTGATCGCGGAGCTTTCCGTGCAGGACGCCGAGGCGCGGGCCACAGACAGCCCTGTTGCGGGCAAGACCGTGGTTTTTACAGGCACGCTCGAACGTATGACGCGGGCCGAGGCAAAAGCGCGCGCCGAAAGCCTTGGCGCCAAGGTGTCCGGCTCGGTCAGCGCAAAAACCGACATTCTGATCGCAGGGCCCGGCGCGGGCTCAAAGGCGCAGAAAGCGGCTGATCTTGGGGTTGAGACGATGGACGAAGACGCCTGGCTTGCCCTGATTGGCGACGCATGAGCGGGCGGCCCGAAATCCTTTTTCCGCTGTTTGCAGAATTGACGAAGCTTGATGGGATCGGCCCGAAATCGGCGCAAATCCTTGAAGCTGCGGCGATTGCCAAGCCGCTTGATATCCTGATGACACTGCCCGCGTCAGGTGTGGACCGCCACAGGCGGGCAAGCATTCGCGATGTGGTGCCCCCCACTGTTGCCACTGTTGAGGTGACGGTGGGCGAGCACCATCCGCCGCGCACGCGGGGGCGACCTTACCGTGTGCATGTCGAAGATGCGGAAACCTCGTTCCAACTGGTCTTTTTTCACGCGCGCGGTGATTATCTGCAGCGGCTATTGCCGACGGGCCAAAGGCGGGTCGTATCCGGCAAGGTCGAGATTTTTGACGGGATCGCGCAGATCGTCCATCCTGATCACGTGCTGCCTGTGGCCGAGGCGGCCGATATTCCGGCATTCGAACCGGTCTATCCGCTGCACGCCGGTATCACGCAAAAGGCGATGTGGAAGGCCACGCGCTCGGCGCTGTCCTTGCTGCCGGAGCTTGCGGAATGGATTGATCCGGCTTTGAAGACACGTGAGAACTGGCCGGATTGGGCGGCGGCGATGCAGGCCGCACATAGCCCGCAATCGACGTCCGATTTGTCGCCTCATGCGCTGGCGCGGGAACGACTGGCCTATGATGAGCTTTTTGCGCACCAGTTGACGTTGGCCTTGGCGCGTGCGGCCACACGGCGGGCGAAAGGGCGTGCGTCGCAGGCAACAGGCGTGCTGAGCACAAAGGTTTTGGAGGCTTTGCCGTACAAACCAACCGGTGCACAGAGCCATGCCATCGCTGAAATCGTCGCGGATCTGGCCACGCCGTTGCGGATGAACCGGCTGCTTCAGGGCGATGTCGGGTCGGGCAAGACGCTTGTTGCGTTGATGGCATTGCTGGCTGTGGTCGAGGCAGGCGGGCAGGGCGTGATGATGGCGCCTACCGAGATTCTGGCCCGCCAGCATCTGGACGGGTTGCGGCCTTTGGCAGAATCCGCAGGTGTGACCTTGGACATCCTGACAGGGCGCGACAAGGGGCGCGCGCGCGCGGCCAAGCTTGACGCCCTTGCGAAGGGTGAGATCAATATTCTCGTGGGCACCCATGCGGTGTTCCAGAAAGACATCGTTTTCAAGGACTTGCGCCTTGCCATTATTGACGAACAGCACCGTTTCGGGGTGGCCCAGCGGATGCAACTTGGCGCCAAGGGGCAGGCCGTTGATGTGCTGGTGATGACAGCCACGCCCATTCCGCGTTCGCTCGCGCTCGCGCAATACGGGGATATGGATGTCTCCGTGCTGGATGAAAAACCGCCCGGGCGGACACCTGTTCAAACCGCGCTGGTGTCGGCCTCGCGAATGGACGAGGTGGTGGAAAAGCTCCGCCATGCGGTGGCGCAAGGGCGGCAGGCCTATTGGGTGTGTCCCTTGGTCGAAGAAAGTGAAGTTGTTGATATGACCGCCGCCGAAGAGCGGTTCAAGCGATTGCGCGCGGCTTTGGGTGAGGGTGTTGTGGGGTTGGTTCATGGCCAGATGCCACCGTCCGAAAAAGATGCCGCCATGGCGCGGTTTGTGGCTGGCGATACCAAGGTGCTTGTCGCAACCACGGTCATCGAGGTGGGTGTCAATGTGCCCAACGCCTCGATCATGATGATCGAACATGCAGACCGCTTTGGTCTGGCGCAACTGCACCAACTGCGGGGCAGGGTCGGGCGCGGGTCTGCAGCCTCGACCTGTTTGTTGCTCTATCAAGCGCCGCTGAGTGAAAGCGGGCGACGCCGGCTTGAGATATTACGCGAGACAGAAGACGGGTTCCGGATTTCTGAAGAAGATCTGGCCATGCGCGGTGCGGGCGATGTGATTGGTACGGCGCAATCCGGTATTCCACGGTTCCGAATTGCCGATCTTGAACGGCAGACAGGGCAGATGGCAGTGGCCCAAACCGACGCGCGCAAACTGCTGAATGACGACCCGAAACTGGAAACACCCCGTGGCAAGGCCGCCAGAACGCTCCTTTGGCTGATGGAGCAGGACAAGGCGATCCGTTTAATATCAGTGGGTTAACCACAGTAGTCACAAAATGTTCTCAAATGTTCTATAAAAGTTCTTTACAGGTGGTTAATGATATGAGAACAAAGTAGCAACAGAGCATGAGGAGAACACACCAATGGCTGAAGAGATTAAATCCGTTATCGCACGTTCACGCGACACGATTGTCGCCGATGCGTTGGGCGTTGCCGCCCTCATGGTCATGTTGATTGTTGGATTGGCCTTGCCCGGGCTGATCTGACCTGCCGAAGCGATCACGGCCCGGTCTGTCACATTGCCCTGTCCCAAGAATGCAATGCTTGATGACCTGCCTGTCTGATATCCAAAGCGGGGGTTTTGCCTCTCCCCATGGAATACTGGATCGGGTCGTGATCGTTTTCAAACCTGCCGCCGCCATCTGCCCGGATGTGCGGCGGTTTTTTTATGCGCTGGCCTGTTGGCTGTGCAGGGCGTCCAATGTGGCATCAAAGGCAAGCATGATCGACGCGTGGCGGTTCTTATAGTCTTTGGCAGGCTGCAACACCTCAAGATCGCCAAAGGGGGCAGCGGGTACGGGGCCATCTGATTTGAGCATCGCATAAAGCGCATCACGGCCGGCTTGGACCTGATCGAGGGTCAGCCCGACGATATTTGCCCCAACAACAGCGGCCGCGGCCTGACCCAAAGCGCAGGCTTTCACATCCTGCCCGTAGCCCGTAATCACACCATCGGCCAGTTCCAGATCAACGGTCACGGTCGAGCCGCACAAAGGGGCCCGCTTTTTCGCGGTCGCTGTGGGATGGTCCAGCCGTGCCGTGCGCGGCATATCCGCAGCCAGCGCCAGAATACGCCCCGAGTAGAGTTTGATCAGATCGTTTTCCGCCGACATCGCGTTGCCCTTTTTCTTACACCCCATTAGATAGTGCGGGCCGCCCCGCTTGCAAAGGTTTTTGATATGCCCTTCGATCCCGCGACCCTGCTTTATAACGACGCAGGCCTGATCCCCGCGATTGCACAAGATGCTGCAACCGGTGAGGTGCTGATGATGGCGTGGATGAACGCCGATGCGGTGGCGCAGACACTTGAAACGGGGCGCGTCACCTATTGGTCGCGTTCACGGCAGGCATTCTGGATCAAAGGTGAAACCAGCGGCCATACGCAGGAACTGGTGGATTTTCGCGTGGATTGTGACCGCGACTGCCTCTTGGTGCGGGTCAACCAGACCGGGCCGGCCTGTCACACAGGGGCGCGTAGCTGCTTTTTCACCGCCGTGCACGACGGCGAAGAGGTCAGCGACTAATCGCGCCAGCCGATCATGTGCTTGATGTCCTGCACGCTCAGACCTTCGGCGCGGTATTTAGCCAGCGCCTTGGCGTGATCAATCTTCGCCAGCCGCTTGCCATCCGCGTCTGTAATCAGTGGGTGGTGATGATAGACAGGCGTCGGATAGTCCAAGAGCGCCTGGATCAGCACATGCAGCGGCGTCAGATCACGCAGATCCATGCCGCGCACCACATGTGTAATGCCCTGCAGCGCATCATCCACGACGCAGGCCAGATGATAGGCCGGATCGCCCGTATCCTTGCGCCGCAAGATCGGATCGCCAATGGTCCCCAGCAGCAGGTCATCGGTGATGTTTTGGGACGTGGTTGCGCCTGTCTCATCATATCCTAACGGCCCGTCGATCCGGGCCAAGGCCTTGGCGATATCCAGACGCAGCCCGTCACCGGGTTGTGCATCCGCCATACTGCGGTGACGACACGTGCCGGGATAAACCAATCCGTCCGCACCCGGTTTGGCGCCTGCATCTGCAATCTGGCGGCGCGTACAGCTACAGGGATAAATCAGGCCCGCGTCGCCAAGGTGTTCCAGAACTGCGTCATATTCCGCGTAATGGTCGGACTGGCGGCGCACCGGTGTTGGCCATGTCAGGCTAAGCCATGCCAGATCTTCATATATACCCGCCTCATGTGCGGGGCGTACCCGCGTGCTGTCGGTATCCTCGATCCGTAAGAGGGCGGTGCCACCCAGATCGCGGGCAACTTGCCAGACGGTCAAAGCCGAATAGGCGTGTCCAAGATGCAGAGGGCCGGTGGGCGATGGGGCAAACCGCGTCAGCACGCTATTCGGCGGCGTCCAGCATCGTCTGGCCCAGCCACGCCTGCCAATCGGCCTTGGCGCGGTCGGTATAGGCTTTGTAGCGCTCTTTGCGGCCACGGCGCCCGCTTTTCACACCGTCAAGTGGCGGGAACAGCCCGAAATTCACGTTCATCGGCTGAAACGTCTTGGCCTCTGCGCCGCCGGTGATGTGGGTCACTAGGGCGCCCATGGCCGTCGTGTTCGGGACCGGTGCAAGGCTGCGCCCCGTCATTTCCGCCACCGCCATACGCCCCGCCAAAAGGCCCATGGCAGCACTTTCGACATAGCCTTCAACACCCGTGATTTGCCCTGCAAAGCGGATATTGGGGCGGCTGCGCAGGCGCATTTGATCGTCAAGCAAGGTGGGCGAGTTAATGAATGTGTTGCGGTGGATCCCACCCAGCCGCGCGAATTCCGCATCCTCAAGGCCGGGAATCATTTTGAAAACAGCCTTTTGCGCGCCGTATTTCATCTTGGTCTGAAAGCCGACGATATTGTAGAGCGTGCCCAATGCGTTATCGCGGCGCAACTGCACCACAGCATAGGGCTTGTTTTGCGGATCATGGGCGTTGGTCAGTCCGACGGGTTTCATCGGCCCAAAGCGCAGGGTTTCGCGCCCGCGTTCAGCCATCACCTCGATCGGCAGACAGCCGTCAAAGTAGCCTGCGGTCTCGCCTTCTTTGAATTCGGTCTTTTCGGCGTCCAAGAGCGCATCAATAAACGCTTCATACTGGGCCTTGGTCATCGGGCAATTCAGGTATGCGGTGCGTTCCGCCTCGGTTTCGCCCTTGTCATAGCGCGACTGCATCCACGCCACATCCATGTTGATGCTCTCGTGATAAACAATTGGCGCAATCGCATCGAAGAAGGCCAGTGCCTCGGCACTGGTCTCGGCCTGAATGGCCTCGGCCAAGGCGCCCGAGGTCAGCGGACCCGTGGCAATGATCCAGTTCCCGCTTTCAGGAAGTGCCGTAATCTCTTCATAAGACACAGAAATATTGCTATGGGCCTTGAGTGCCGCTGTCACGCTTTCCGCGAACGGATCACGGTCCACCGCCAGTGCACCACCGGCAGGCAGGCGGTGTTTGTGGGCGGTGTGCATGATCAGCCCGTCGGCCTGCATCATTTCCCAGTGCAGCAATCCGACAGCGTTTTGTTCATGATCATCCGAGCGGAACGAATTGGAACAGACCATTTCGCCAAGGTTGCCTGTGCGATGTGCAAAGGTTTCCACCTTGGGGCGCATTTCGTGAATGACAACTTTCAGGCCCGCGTTTGCCGCCTGCCATGCTGCCTCTGATCCGGCCATGCCGCCGCCGATGATATTGAGTGTTTTATCCATAGGCGTGATCTAATCCGCAGCCCCGCAAAAGAAAAGGCCCGCGACAATCTGCGGGCCTTTTGCGTTATTCTGTGACGGGGTTTTCCTCATCCTCGCCCTGGTCGGCAATCCAGGCCACGCTGACCACGGTTTCGCCCTTGCCGGTGTCGAACACTTTGACGCCA encodes:
- the ligA gene encoding NAD-dependent DNA ligase LigA — encoded protein: MVQDTAQHPETGQTPVAQLTTAQARAELAWLAEQIAAANTAYHRDDAPEISDADYDALKRRNAAIEAYFPSLKRTDSPSDVVGAEVAEGFGKVRHAVRMLSLGNAFADEDVSEFDARIRKYLGLDADTALRYTAEPKIDGLSLSLRYESGVLMQAATRGDGETGENVTANARTIADIPRKITDGPAVLEVRGEVYMSHDDFAALNARQAESGGKKFANPRNAAAGSLRQLDAEITKSRPLRFFAYAWGELSAPLADTQSDAIAKLASFGFVTNPLTRRCDSPDTLLQHYKTIEAQRATLGYDIDGVVYKVDDLALQKRLGFRSTTPRWAIAHKFPAELAWTRLEAIDIQVGRTGALSPVARLQPVTVGGVVVSNATLHNEDYIAGRDGNGAPIREGRDIRVGDWVQVYRAGDVIPKISDVDLARRPEDAVPYVMPKTCPECGSDAIREEGDAVRRCTGGIICPAQAVEKLKHFVSRAAFDIEGLGAKQVEQFYADGWITTPADIFTLRARYGTGVQQLKNREGWGEKSASNLFDAIDEKRKISLARVIFSLGIRHVGENSAALLANHYTSWDAFEQAMTTAEIGAGAAWEDLIGIDGVGAVMATSLVTTMQQEAERASIDRLIAELSVQDAEARATDSPVAGKTVVFTGTLERMTRAEAKARAESLGAKVSGSVSAKTDILIAGPGAGSKAQKAADLGVETMDEDAWLALIGDA
- the recG gene encoding ATP-dependent DNA helicase RecG, producing the protein MSGRPEILFPLFAELTKLDGIGPKSAQILEAAAIAKPLDILMTLPASGVDRHRRASIRDVVPPTVATVEVTVGEHHPPRTRGRPYRVHVEDAETSFQLVFFHARGDYLQRLLPTGQRRVVSGKVEIFDGIAQIVHPDHVLPVAEAADIPAFEPVYPLHAGITQKAMWKATRSALSLLPELAEWIDPALKTRENWPDWAAAMQAAHSPQSTSDLSPHALARERLAYDELFAHQLTLALARAATRRAKGRASQATGVLSTKVLEALPYKPTGAQSHAIAEIVADLATPLRMNRLLQGDVGSGKTLVALMALLAVVEAGGQGVMMAPTEILARQHLDGLRPLAESAGVTLDILTGRDKGRARAAKLDALAKGEINILVGTHAVFQKDIVFKDLRLAIIDEQHRFGVAQRMQLGAKGQAVDVLVMTATPIPRSLALAQYGDMDVSVLDEKPPGRTPVQTALVSASRMDEVVEKLRHAVAQGRQAYWVCPLVEESEVVDMTAAEERFKRLRAALGEGVVGLVHGQMPPSEKDAAMARFVAGDTKVLVATTVIEVGVNVPNASIMMIEHADRFGLAQLHQLRGRVGRGSAASTCLLLYQAPLSESGRRRLEILRETEDGFRISEEDLAMRGAGDVIGTAQSGIPRFRIADLERQTGQMAVAQTDARKLLNDDPKLETPRGKAARTLLWLMEQDKAIRLISVG
- a CDS encoding iron-sulfur cluster assembly scaffold protein, with product MSAENDLIKLYSGRILALAADMPRTARLDHPTATAKKRAPLCGSTVTVDLELADGVITGYGQDVKACALGQAAAAVVGANIVGLTLDQVQAGRDALYAMLKSDGPVPAAPFGDLEVLQPAKDYKNRHASIMLAFDATLDALHSQQASA
- the hisI gene encoding phosphoribosyl-AMP cyclohydrolase — its product is MPFDPATLLYNDAGLIPAIAQDAATGEVLMMAWMNADAVAQTLETGRVTYWSRSRQAFWIKGETSGHTQELVDFRVDCDRDCLLVRVNQTGPACHTGARSCFFTAVHDGEEVSD
- the gluQRS gene encoding tRNA glutamyl-Q(34) synthetase GluQRS; the encoded protein is MLTRFAPSPTGPLHLGHAYSALTVWQVARDLGGTALLRIEDTDSTRVRPAHEAGIYEDLAWLSLTWPTPVRRQSDHYAEYDAVLEHLGDAGLIYPCSCTRRQIADAGAKPGADGLVYPGTCRHRSMADAQPGDGLRLDIAKALARIDGPLGYDETGATTSQNITDDLLLGTIGDPILRRKDTGDPAYHLACVVDDALQGITHVVRGMDLRDLTPLHVLIQALLDYPTPVYHHHPLITDADGKRLAKIDHAKALAKYRAEGLSVQDIKHMIGWRD
- the trmFO gene encoding methylenetetrahydrofolate--tRNA-(uracil(54)-C(5))-methyltransferase (FADH(2)-oxidizing) TrmFO → MDKTLNIIGGGMAGSEAAWQAANAGLKVVIHEMRPKVETFAHRTGNLGEMVCSNSFRSDDHEQNAVGLLHWEMMQADGLIMHTAHKHRLPAGGALAVDRDPFAESVTAALKAHSNISVSYEEITALPESGNWIIATGPLTSGALAEAIQAETSAEALAFFDAIAPIVYHESINMDVAWMQSRYDKGETEAERTAYLNCPMTKAQYEAFIDALLDAEKTEFKEGETAGYFDGCLPIEVMAERGRETLRFGPMKPVGLTNAHDPQNKPYAVVQLRRDNALGTLYNIVGFQTKMKYGAQKAVFKMIPGLEDAEFARLGGIHRNTFINSPTLLDDQMRLRSRPNIRFAGQITGVEGYVESAAMGLLAGRMAVAEMTGRSLAPVPNTTAMGALVTHITGGAEAKTFQPMNVNFGLFPPLDGVKSGRRGRKERYKAYTDRAKADWQAWLGQTMLDAAE